The Lolium rigidum isolate FL_2022 chromosome 1, APGP_CSIRO_Lrig_0.1, whole genome shotgun sequence region ATGCATTTTTCAAGGTGTACATCCTTTCATTTTATCCCCAACCCAAAGTCCTCTTTACCCGCTGTTTTTACCAGATTATGGTATTGGTTATCACCACTGTTAGTATATGAGGAAACAGAGCTGTGGGAGTATGCCTGACTATTAACAAATTAGAATTAAGAGAAAAATATACCTACATAAAAAGTGGTAGCAGATCTGCATCTATACATACTTGGTTAGCTTTCGTCTATGCTTGTGATTTATGCGCTATTTAACAACTCACTGACAAGCACAGTTACAAAAATAAGTATGTCCATTAACTTTAACTGGCTCCGGAACAGGAATTTAAAACATACTGTTATGCTAAAAAGAAATCAGCTTGTCGGATTTTCTATATTCTAACTAAGTGATTTTCTTGATTCATGCTGTCAAATCGGTGATTATCTTTGAGTCAGCACAATCATGTTTGCATATAATCAATTTCATGTGTGCAAACTAACTGAACAGGATCGATGGAAATCTACAAAGAAGGATGCCGATAAACTTACATTTTTTGAACCTGGCGGCTCTGAAGATGGCGATCGATAGCATCCTCAGCTTCCTGCAAGCTCTGAAATGGCCCACCCACAGCAGGGTATGCATGGAAAGATCCCTCAATATCAACCCTGATGAAAAATTTCAAGCCCCAATCTTGTCTTAGCCAGGCCCAGAAGGTTGACCCAGTAGAAGAGTGCCTTGATGTTGGCGAGACGTCAGTGGTGTCATGAGCAACTGCCTCCGGATGCAGGGAGAGCGAGGAAGTGGCAGTGCAGGACGACCCCTGTTCTTGCAGCGGTTGAGGAGATGCAGGCTCAGCAGTGCCTCCCACATGACGCTCCTCCTCACACCTGAACTGGAAATGGCTCGATGAGTAGAAGAACAATTTATCTTGGCATCGTGCTGTGCCTAATTGCCAGAGTTCCCACTGAAATAAAAACATATTTAGGATTTCTTTATTAAGAAAAAAGTGCATAGAGGCCTGAAAACGATTAAACAAATGCTACCGGGAACTCGCAATCTACCGGCCCCAAATCCGAGTGGAATAATCATCCATGTATCTCCCTCCCAAGGAATCACTCCACATGAACACACAATCCAAATCATCCCAAGAAAACACGGGTGGTGGAGCAAGAGATATACGGTTGCTGACTGCGTAAGGAGGCATCAGCTACGTCGAGTAGTTCGCCGGTGATTTTGGATCGAGATGCCCCGTTCGGAGCAAACATCACCGCCGAGTCGCCGTCCCCACGGTCACCGAGCCGGCGGTGGCTTCCGCGAGGTGAGGACATGGCGTGGGAGGAAGTCGGGAATTAGGGCTCGAAGCTGGGTGGGTGATTTCCTCTCGAGGAGACCAAACCCACTTCTGAGAAAGCCTGGCCAAACCCGCCATCTAGCCCAAGATATGCACAAGCAGCATGTCTAACAAACTCCTTACTTTTCTGCCCCCGTAAAATGTAAGTATTTCGCCGTATAAAAAAAGTGCTCCTAGATAGAtcgttccgtctagcagaccccgtatttcacccCGTAAATTCGTAAATTTAAAACCCAGAAAATTTGTTCATAGTCATAGTTCATAGATAgtcgatcatacatacggatcaacaTATATACATACTGAATTGCGCGATCCTAAATGGATCGCGAattctagtcggagaggtcgatgatgtatgcgtccgcctccgcctccttcacggcggcgatggccgccgccttctcttcttcctccgccctcttcttgtcggcgtcgtccttgagggacGCTGCTATCGCCTGCAAGAAGAGgggatcttcctcctcctcctcctcctcttcctcctcgccggcgagcggagctcctccgccgctggtgatCCCGATGCGCGCGTCCCATGCCGCATTCGCCCGGCGGTtgcgctcccactcggcgcgccacttgtcgaagtcggggccgctcatcggcttgagcggcggatcctCCTTGTACCAGCGCCCGCCCGCGGCGAACTCACGGAGCTTCGGCGGGACGTACAGGGCACCGGCGTACCTgcacgccgcacggcggctcccggcggcggaccgcttgcattggagacgccacgcctcctcgacagtgtccggcgagcgggatcgcttcgatccgctcgctggCGACGCGGTACTGCTTCGGCGTGCGTACATGCCGACCGGTGGTTGAAATGCGGAGCTAGGGCACGCGagatttctcgccggagctaaatggggaggcggcggcgcacgacggagctagggttgcgagtgaggggttaacccctcacttgcaccttcgcccggtataagtagggggcggcaGTGCGGATATCCTGgggcccgtattccgccgaaacgggctgGCCCGAATacagggcctgctagacggcccaaaccgctcctgccccgtatcccgccggaattttacggggtgggcgggttttaaggggcctgttagacatgctctaagctcAGACGATTACTAGGTGCAAACTGCAAACTAAAGTTTCGTTTATCTAGTGATCTTTAGAAAAAATTCCAACATTTGTAAAGCTTTATAAAATTTATCTCTGACTAAAACTAATATGCAAGAAAAATAGAGGACGAGTAGAAAGGGCTATATCTCCAAGGCAGTGTTTGGATGTATCATGTATGCATTGAGGGATGATATTGGAGGTTGGTATCGGATTAGTCCTGCATACCACGATTTTAGGGGTTGGTCGATGTATTTGATGGAGAAATTTGGGCTTGCTATATATCTTGTGTTGAATATAATCGCATACTCTCTTCTATAAGATCGGTATTTTCGTTGAAAtggctagagcatgcaattctACATGGTATTAGAGCTACAAGGTCTCGAATTTAAATCCTAACTAATGTTGTATTTAAAATAAAGATTTGCACCCTCTTAAAAAATCCGACGATACACATTTAAAGTCCGTGCGAGATCTGAAGAATAAAGGGCCTGCCGATCAAGATGTGAGGGGAGGTGTTAAATATAATTGACTATTTGCTTCCATAAGTTCGATAAActggctagagcatgcaattccacGTCTTGCTAGCACCGGCGCGCGTGAGACTTTCCGTGCGGGCTATCTCCTCCTTCCTCTCCGCGTGGAGAGCTTGTGCTCTGAATCGGAGTGGCTGAATTGTGCCTACAGTTAGTCATGCTCTGTCGTTGTCATGGCGCCATCTCCGTCGTGGCACCATCTCCGTCGCATTGACTTTCCTCACCTCCACGCTCGCCCGTTACGTCTCCTTTTGCTTTTCGGTCGGCCTAGCCCCGACCACCCTATGGCGCTGGCTTGGGCCTGCCAGCTCGTGCTATTGGGTTTCGACATGTCCAAGGTTTGAGATACAAGAACCTTGGTTGGTTTAGCAATATTTTACTGAGAGATGGACTCCGAAGAGAGCGTTAGAGGTGGAGAGCATTTTCGACATGAAAGGCCGAGTCTCAAACCTAGAAGCTCGTACCTTGGCGCGATCTGCTACTTCGGTTTCTCGGTTTAAGAGCTCGCACAAAACTCCCGAAGCAAACCATAGGAAAGGCGTTGCTTGATGGTTGATGTTCGGTATCTCGGCTCGTCCTTTCGGTTTGGGTCATTATGTCATTTTACGTGTTCTTGCCGAGAGTGTAAGGGGTTGTGTTTGTTGTGTGTTGGGACACCTTACCATGATGTCCGATTTATTTGAGTTTGTTTTCCCTCGGTTTATTGTAAATAATCTTAGCATTCGTCCCTCCCCCATTTTAGTAATTCTTGTTGGTGTGTTAAAAGCGGTGGTGACCGATGGCACCTGTGGCAACCATGTGttcagactgctcatagtgggagtaacataagaAGTAATGTAGAACTACATGTAAAAACAATTAATCATTTTTGGTGCTATGGCATGTCATTAAATGAGGAGAGAGAGGTGGTCTCGTGGTTACTAGCTATGTTTACCATAAcatcatatttttttttttgaggtaaatcagtgggtttccccactgtgTATATTTATAAATTTTCAAAAAGTAGTATGTACAAAGAGAGCATATTGCTAGAGTTTAGCAATAGCTGGCTAACTAGCAGGCCCTAAGcccaaagaaagaagaaggaaaaagaaCAAACTTATCTGTGACTATTGAAATCTCTCAACCCAGAGTTTGAGGCCAGAATAAGACTTTCTAGGAGTCTTATAAAGAAGCAGCGAGACTTCCTCCTTGAATTTTCTTCGACATCTGTATAGATTCGGTGGAGTACTTTTGAAGATGAAAGCATTGCGAGTAGTCCGGATAGCCCACGAGATCAACATGATCAGCTCCATGAAGAAAGGAACATTCGGAGATAGTTTCAAACTTGTAATGAAGCTTTGAATATCTCGTCTCGTTGTGGGGGAGTCCAAGTTGGGCTTACATATTGCCAACACATCTGAGCAAATGGACACTGAAAGAACAAGtgagttcttgtttccaattcatcCTGATCACACATAACACAAGAGTAAGTGTCCATGAAGAAATTCTTCCTTTGCAAGCATAGCCCTGGTATTAAGGCGATTATGGATCAGCAGCCAGAAGAAGACCTTATGTTTCTGCTGACAACAACTACTCCACATCCATTTCAAGGCTTGGATAGTGCCACCCTTGTTCATGAGAGATTTATAAACTGCAGAAGTTTTAGTAGCCCTAGAATTCCCAAGAACAGTCCAAGTATCCAAATCAGTAGTTGGCTCAAGATTCAAAATCAGGGCTTGGAAAAGATGGAATTGCTGCAAAGCCTCTTCAGAGAGAGGAAGGTAAAAGAGTTCAACCAAATCATTAAGAAGCAAGGCCTTCGAATAGAAATGTTTTCATCCTTACGTAAGGAATAAAGGTGTGGCCAAGTATCTTTCAAGATATTAGTGGTCCATTTGTCTTGCCGAGAGGAGAATAGTGTTGCCTTGCATAAAATCACATTCAGCCGGGGTTTTGAAGGAGGGCAGCGACTTCGGACGGCTCTCTCCACCAGAAAGAAACCTCTCTAGTTCTAACTCGGAGGCGGACAATTGGAATAATATAATTCCCAAGACATCTTTACCCAGGGCGAGATCGGCTCTTCTATAGAATTTGTGCAGATGCTTCATTAACAAACAATCATTCCGGATCGAAAGATTCAGGACACCTAGTCCACCTTGATCCTTAGGTCGACATACCAAATCCCAGCGAAGCAAGAGGAGGATTCCTTTTCTGTAAATCCTTATCTCTCCATAGACAGTGTCTTCTGTACTTATCAACTTCATCAATAACCCATTTGTAGATCTTTAAAGAACAAAGGTAAAACATGGGTAAAGATGAAAGTACTGAGTTAACCATTCTTAATTTGCTACCATAATTCAGATACATAGCACAAGCTCGGTAATCTCCTCTCGGACGATCTGTATTAGTGGAATGAAAAATTCTTTTCTAGGCTAGGTTGTACTCGGAGGGAGTCCCAAGTAGGTAAAGGGAAGGCTTCCCCGTCGGCAATGTAGGGCATCAGTAAGAGCTGTAACTTCTTCATCAGCAATATTTATTGGGATAAGACTAGACTTAGAGTAATTGACTCTCAAGCCAGAAATATCCCCAAAGACCTGTAGTAGTTGTTGTAGATGCCTAAGTTGTTGCTCATCTGCTTGAAGGATGATAagggtgtcatcagcatattgcaaaATAGGAAAGTCTGTGGAACATTGCAAGGCCAGAGGTCTACAGAGAAGGCCATCCCTCAAAGCTTCATTAACCAATGATTGCAGAACATCAGCAGCTAGAACAAAAAGCAAAGGGGAGAGGGGATCACCCTTACCCCTCTTTTACACTGGAAAAATGATCCAGGAATTCCATTCAATAGCACAGAGGATGTTGCAGAGGTTAAAAGCTGTTTTATCCAGGAGCACCAAACAGGGCCAAAACCCTTTGCCTCAAGAACTTCCAAAATGAAGGAGTGGTTGACCTTATCaaaagccttctcaaaatcaatcttaAATGCCACTGTTTTCTTTTTAGTTTTATGGCAAAAGTGTAAGTATTCATAGGCCCAAGCCGGACGAGTCTTGAATAGTTCTAGATTTTATAAAACCATATTGATTCTCATGAATAATACTCTGAATGACAGTTTGCAGTCTGTTGGCCAGCAGCTTGGTGAGAAGCTTCAAGGTGCAGTTTAAGAGAGAGATTGGTCTGAAGTCATGCACTGTCTCAGCATTGTCTTTCTTGGGCACCAGAGTAATAAAGCAACTATTGATACTCTGGAGACAAAGGTTTCCTTGATGGAACTGATCACACAGATCATAGAAATCCTTTTTAATGATAGGCCAACATTTTCTAAGAAACTCAGcattaaaaccatcaggccctGGAGATTTGTTATTTGGAAACTCCTTAATAACTGCATCAATTTCATCATGAGTGAAGGGTGCTTCCAAGAAAGCAAGGTCAATCCCTTCATTATTCAACAAATGTGCAAAGGGAGACAGAGAAGATATGTTTTCTGTTTGCCCTAGCCTATCCTTGTATGCATGTAGGAGCAAAGTGGCCTTGGTAGCATGATCACTGACAGAGACACCAGAATTGTCCTTAATTGTAGCAATatggtttttatttttctgacttgAGGCCATTGAGTGAAAGAATCTAGAGTTCTCATCTCCCAAAGTCACCCACTTAATTTTCCCCCTTTGCTTCCAGTAGGCTAACTGTTGTTGCAAAAGAGTTGCCAGATGTTGCTTCATAGCAGTTCTAAAAGATCTTTCCATAGTGGATAAATCTCTGAAATTTTCAATAGCATCCACAAGTGAGATCAGGGAGTTTAAATCAGCTATGTCTTCCTTGATGGATGAAAGATTCTTAGCCCAAGCCTTGAGGTCCTTTCGCAAGCATCTGAACTTAGCAGTAATCCTCTTGGCTGCATCAGCATAATGGATAGATTGAGTCCATGCCCTTTCAACTAGAGGCAAAAAAACCCTCCATATTTAGCCACTTGTTCTCAAACCTAAAAATACAAGACTTTGGAATTGATGTCTGGATAGAGAGAACACATGGGATATGATCTGAAGTAGTCATAGCAAGGGGCTCCAGCAATAGTGTTAGGAAATGCTTGTGTCCATGCTAGAGAAGAGAAAAACCAATCTAGCCTCTGAAGCAGTGGAGTGTGTTGCATATTACTCCATGTGTACTTTCTGCCTTTTAGGGGAATGTCAACCAAACCAAGGTGGCTAATAGTCTCATTAAAAAGAAGCATCTCATTGATATTACCCCCAGGTCTGTTTCTATCTTGAGGGGATCTGATGAGATTAAAATCCCCAATCATCAGGTAATTTTCATCTGAAGGGATATGAATATTGTACATCCACTGGAGAAACTGAATCTGCTCATTGTCAGTGCATGGAGCATAAATATTTGTGAGTGTCCAATAATCATCAGACTTTGTTGCATGGAATTCGACTGAAAGTGCATATTTATTCTGGAAAACTTCCACTCCAGTGAAAACCGAACTATCCCAGCACGAGTAATTATACCTCCCGATCGACCAACGAGGGTACAAAAGCAAAAGAGTCAAAATTGCGTGGGCAGAATTGTCTGAGAAAAGTGAGGTCCACTTGCTCCCTCTTAGACTCTTGCAGGCAAATAACATGGCATCCACTTTCACGAATTTTATAAAAAATAAGTGTCCATTTAGAGGGGTCATTAAGGCCTCTAATATTCCAATTTAAGATTTTCCAAAAGATCTTATTCATTGGAAACAGGAATAGCTAGTGGAGTAAACTGTCAAGTACACACTGACAGATAAAACATTGACTAGAAAAAAGCCATCCATCATAATAACCAGGTCCATCATCATAACCAGAACATTACAGAGATTGGCAAGGAAGCCCCAAAAACAGTATCCAAACATAAAAACTAGTAGAGCATACTGGTCTGCATTACATATCATGCAAGCATAGATACTGCCCAAAACAAGGGGCCAAAAGAAAATAGCTATCAGAAAAAGAAGTATGCTTGCATCACTTCTTCCTGGATTTCTTGGGCTTGCTTGCATTGGGATCATCTGTAGTTGATTTGCCTTGACCACTCCTAGTTATCACAACTGGTGGTTCATCTTCTCCTCTGTCATCCTTGTCATCCACCTCAGGGGAATCCTGGATGTTAAACTTGTGACATAAATTTCTCACAACAGACTTCTTGACAGGGGGAGCAATGGCAGCACAAGCAAGACAATTCTTGTCAAAGCAAGTTTTAGCTCTATACCCCTTATTGAGAAGCTTCAGTCTGGCACTTCTTCTAACTTCAGAGCAAACTAAGGGAAGATTTTTACCCTTTTTCTTGTGATGCAGAACTGAAGTAGAGAAAGACTGTTCTTCAGCTTGAATTCTTGGAGCTTGTGGAGTGAGGAACCCCTGGGTTACCTCCAAAGTTGCCACAGAAAGAGAGCAAACAGGTGGGGCCAGAGAAGGACAATTCCTTGGGAGAGCAAAAGCTCTAGAAGCAGCAGGATTATTCACATCAAATTCACTGACAATCTGCCATATCCTGGACTGCAGGAGGCTCTTGGCCCAGTCAAAGTCCTCTGGAGTTAAAAGCTTAGCAGTAAAAAAATCTGCCCATTGAGCAGGAACAGAAACTGTGTTAACCAAAGCACCATCAGGTTTGAAGAATGAAGACCAAGCAATTGTACCTTCTTTGGAATAGAAGAAAGAGGCTTGTTCAGATCCATAACAAGGTGAAATGCTTGCCACTGGGTCCACAGGTATCTCAGGGACAAGTGCCAACCCAATATGCAGTCGCTGAGGATGAGCTACCCCATTCACTCGAAGCTCCGGACTCATCCGATAGAGTATTAGCGGAACCGATGGTAACAGGTTAAATCACTAAGCAAATCATCGGGTTGATCCATGTCAACATCGCCAGGTGGCTGGACATGAGCATTAGGAGCACCTAGAGCAAACACAACATTTTCCCCAGGCAGATGGTCAACAGGATTAATCAAATCATTCAGTTCTAGAAAATCCCCTTCATCTAACTGATGTGGCTGAGCATTGAGATCAATAGGGATATTATGAGGTATAACATTCAGATCAGGTGGTCCATGTATCATATTATCAATAAGGCCAAGATTTTGACCAGCAAGGTTGACATTGACAGGAGCTAGATTCTGGGCCTGAACCTGATCAGGAAGCCAAAGTGGCCATCCATGTGGAGCCTGTTGGGCTTGGTCTGGAGCAGCATGTGCTTCATCAGCAGGTGCAAAATATAACCTTGCATGATAccacacatatgtaattactcatTATGGAGGTGGTAATATAGATTAGTAAGATATGCATGTTACTACttcatgttactcccactataactacgggagcggtgttttggctCATGGAGCATACACTCTCttgattttgaaatgcatgttagccattttttgaaatgttaaaaaatttgaaaaaaaattcacCCGTACATGTGCACGTGCTACAAACACACacagttgtttcatgaaaaatcgatttatcgtgtggcgtgtgtaaaaaagacaaaattcgttgCTAAAAATAAGGCATATTACAAGATAATTTTTTTATATAGATCACATAAATTATCGGGTTTTcacgaaacttgacgaatgcacatatatcGTGGACATGCATATGTAGACTTTTTGTCCAAAaaatttgacacttcgaaatatgtttttttgtggTATGCACCCCGGAGCAAATTGAATTTGCGCCAAGATACACATTCAAACTAGTAGCAGAGTCATGAGAAAATGTTTTAGTTGATGCTGGAGGCATCGTCTACTTTGCCCTCTATGGTCAAATCCTGGATCCGCCCCTTCTACAGCGAGTCTTCTCATTTTCTGTAATTTctctttattttttgttgttgtgctcatccatATTGTCATTAGGGCACTGGGTTGTTTCCTTTGTCGAAAAAAGAGATGTAGGTATTATTTCTAACTTTCACAAGTTATCGTGTAAAGTATTCTGAACCATAGGTAGCTGATGTTACTCATCAAATAAATTTGTTAGATTTCAGATGTTATTGCATTAATATATAGAATTTCACAATAAGGTaacaattttaaaaattgaaataGCTTTTATGCGTCCTTGGAAGTGACATCTGGCAGCATTTACCACTGACGGTCATGGGTCTGTCGGTGATTATTTACTGAATTTTTATTTATCTTGCCCATGAGTTCGTTATTTGATAACTTTTGCAATAAAAGACATTTTTCCTGGAAATACCCCTAAGAATACATGAATTAAGTGGGGTAGTAGAGATTAGGAAGATATCTTGCAAAAAAATTAAATACTTCCAAACAGGAAAATAAGAATTAATCATGAGTCAGCTAGCAGGACCTCGTTGGTCACCGCTAATATGGGCAAGCAAATATACACATCCAACATATCTCCATTTATTCGAAGTACGTAACCACCAAATGTACTTCTCCATCTccccacatacatgattttttttgcgGAACAACAGGTTACATGATGATGCGAAAGCGATAATGTCGAAACACTTCAACAAAGCGCTAGACCACGCCTAGAACAGAATCCATGTTGTTTCTAGGACAAAAGCAATATAGAAAATCATCAATATAACATGGTGGCTTACAGGTCGACGCCACATGTACTTCCGTTCCATCATTAGACACCATGATGATGGAGTCGCCCGGCTTCATCTTTTCCAGTGAGCGAGCATGGGTCATCGGAGCTACCACGAGCTGTAAAACTACCATTGCAGCCACCAGCACAACCACAATGGTTGCCTTCTTGCTACTCACCATATTATCCTGTGGAGATGCTTTCTTATCTGCTTTGGTTGACTTCTTTATTTTTCTGATGGTTTCAGTCTTGTCGATCTCAGCCCCTTTTATAGGCACTTGGCAACACTACATCAGCTACCAGAATTGATTATAGTAATGGAGATAATTATTCATGTCACCTAACTAGtagacataaatgtcccatctTGAGTAGAGATAATTAATAATTCATCTACTGAAATCCCTTCACCATGTGCTGATG contains the following coding sequences:
- the LOC124681065 gene encoding uncharacterized protein LOC124681065 codes for the protein MSSPRGSHRRLGDRGDGDSAVMFAPNGASRSKITGELLDVADASLRSQQPCEEERHVGGTAEPASPQPLQEQGSSCTATSSLSLHPEAVAHDTTDVSPTSRHSSTGSTFWAWLRQDWGLKFFIRVDIEGSFHAYPAVGGPFQSLQEAEDAIDRHLQSRQVQKMCMEQAGVSRVEMAIRTCLYWPDGTRKKCSQSQAIERCREERRLFAQVLVENYNMDHNLGVCSLSLPPVVALIPGLHLVLLTYSCDSY